A region from the Vicia villosa cultivar HV-30 ecotype Madison, WI linkage group LG3, Vvil1.0, whole genome shotgun sequence genome encodes:
- the LOC131655175 gene encoding uncharacterized protein LOC131655175, translating to MVERDQAHLYVLHNEIEVEPYVEMHKIVLRDLNPNRNENWIVREHNRSFIPWFRDHIYSKYRSDPASVTERLRCLAYGPTVIVLSYSAYAINGYTFYTKEQDDKSTMQNSGVTLVAEAMHISSANDLNPKFANLSYFGVIERILVFDYAKFQIPVFGCKWVENNSGIRMDKSGFLQVDLNRVGYKDEPFILASQAKQVFYVNDPSSTKWSIVLLSNKIVDENIEDQGDIGVGIDSCTRSDQNENESCTRNDHNEGIWINPTVRVVKRRVEHNPTKKRKRR from the coding sequence atggtcgaacgggatcaagcgcacttgtatgttctgcacaatgagattgaggttgagccgtatgttgaaatgcacaagattgttctccgagatttaaatccaaatagaaatgagaactggatagtacgagagcacaatcgaagtttcataccgtggtttagggatcatatttattcaaagtatcgttcagatcctgcttcagtaacagaaaggttgagatgcttagcctatggtccaactgtaattgtgctttcttatagcgcatacgcaattaatggatacacattttataccaaagaacaggatgataaaagtactatgcaaaatagtggtgttaccttggtggctgaagcaatgcacatatcaagtgcgaatgacttaaatccgaaatttgcaaatttgtcatattttggggttatcgagcgcattttggtgtttgattacgcgaagtttcagattcctgtatttggttgcaagtgggttgaaaataatagtggcatacgaatggataagtcaggatttttgcaagtggatctcaatagggtagggtacaaagatgagcctttcattctagcctctcaagctaaacaagtgttctatgtcaatgatccttcaagtacgaaatggtctatagtgcttttatctaacaaaatagttgatgaaaacattgaagatcaaggtgatattggtgttggcattgattcTTGTACAAGaagcgatcaaaatgagaatgaatcttgtactagaaatgatcataatgagggtatttggattaatccaaccgtccgtgttgttaagagacgcgttgaacacaatcctaccaagaaaagaaagagacgttag